GGCCGAGGTCATAGACGTCGCGGGCAAGGGCATGCCGGTGCTCGGCATCTGCAACGGCTTCCAGATGCTGGCCGAGGCCCGCCTGGTCCCCGGCGCGCACACCCGCAACGCGCACCAGCAGTTCATCCGCCGCGACCAGGTCCTCCGCGTCGAGAACGCCGACACCGCCTGGACCTCGGGCTTCGACGCGCAGCAGGAGATCACCATCCCGCTGAAGAACGCCGACGGCCGGTTCGTCGCCGACGCCGACGAGATCAAGCGCATCGAGGACAACGGCCAGGTCGTGTTCCGCTACGTCGGCGTGAACCCGAACGGGTCGATCGACGACATCGCCGGCGTCTCGAACGAGCGCGGCAACGTCGTCGGGCTCATGCCGCACCCCGAGCACGCGACGGAGCCCGGCTTCGGTCCGGACACCCGCGCTGCCATGGCCTCCGGCACGGACGGCCTCACCTTCTTCACCTCCGTGATCGAGCGCGCGCTCGTCAAGTGACCGCGACTCAAGTGACAGGGAACGACAACACCGTGACGACCCCCGTTCGCCCGAAGCCCGACACCGTCCAGGACGCCGCCGCGACGCCCGACAAGGAGCAGCCGTACGCGGCACTCGGGCTCAAGGCGGACGAGTACGCGAAGATCCGCGAGATCCTCGGCCGCCGCCCCACGTCGGGCGAGCTCGCCATGTACTCGGTCATGTGGTCCGAGCACTGCTCGTACAAGTCGAGCAAGAACTACCTCCGACAGTTCGGCCAGAAGGTCACGCCGGAGATGAAGCAGAACCTGATGGTCGGCATGGGCGA
The sequence above is drawn from the Curtobacterium sp. L6-1 genome and encodes:
- the purQ gene encoding phosphoribosylformylglycinamidine synthase subunit PurQ is translated as MRIGVITFPGSLDDRDAQRAVRLAGAEPVALWHGDHDLQGVDAIVLPGGFSYGDYLRAGAIAAKAPIMAEVIDVAGKGMPVLGICNGFQMLAEARLVPGAHTRNAHQQFIRRDQVLRVENADTAWTSGFDAQQEITIPLKNADGRFVADADEIKRIEDNGQVVFRYVGVNPNGSIDDIAGVSNERGNVVGLMPHPEHATEPGFGPDTRAAMASGTDGLTFFTSVIERALVK